From Myxocyprinus asiaticus isolate MX2 ecotype Aquarium Trade chromosome 10, UBuf_Myxa_2, whole genome shotgun sequence, the proteins below share one genomic window:
- the LOC127446774 gene encoding UDP-glucuronosyltransferase 1A5-like isoform X3 has protein sequence MVGVWTLLSLFLFGSAEAGKLLVIPSDGSHWLGMKPIVEELGRRGNQVVVVIPDASLSMGPSDHTTTLTFPVSYTKAEIEERLANELNTILNIDISTDLAKFQAFLISLDVLQMFTVRNAESLLFNDDLMKKLKDYNFDAILTDPFEPVGVIVAEYLSIPAIYMQINHPCSVDTLASQCPSPASYVPQLFTQYTDNMNFWQRSVNLVRILLQPMSCSRLFTRADEIASRALRRKTTMVEIMSRAALWFLRFDFSLEFPRPVMPNMIMIGATISHKTKPLSQELEEFVNGSGEHGFVVFTLGSMVSQLPEAKAKEFFEAFRQIPQRVLWRYTGPVPENAPKNVKLMKWLPQNDLLGHPKVKAFITHGGSHGIYEGICNGVPMVMLPLFGDQGDNVQRLVSRGVAETLSIYDITSEKLLVALRKVINDKSYKEKMTKLSAIHKDRPIEPLDLAVFWTEFVMRHKGAEHLRPAAHELNWIQYHCLDVIGFLILILVTVIFVTVKSCMFCFRKCFRKTKKNKKE, from the exons ATGGTTGGCGTATGGACGCTCTTGAGTCTCTTCCTCTTTGGTTCAGCTGAAGCAGGGAAACTGTTGGTTATTCCATCAGATGGCAGTCACTGGCTAGGGATGAAGCCTATTGTGGAGGAGCTGGGGAGGAGAGGAAACCAGGTGGTGGTCGTCATCCCAGATGCAAGTCTGAGTATGGGTCCTTCAGATCATACAACCACTCTTACATTTCCAGTGTCCTACACAAAGGCTGAGATAGAAGAGAGGTTAGCAAAtgaattaaacacaattttgaataTTGATATCTCTACAGACCTGGCTAAGTTCCAGGCGTTCTTGATATCACTGGATGTTCTTCAAATGTTTACAGTGAGGAATGCAGAGAGTCTGCTTTTCAATGATGACTTGATGAAGAAACTGAAAGACTACAACTTTGATGCTATTCTCACAGATCCTTTTGAGCCTGTTGGAGTTATTGTTGCAGAATATCTTTCAATTCCTGCAATTTATATGCAAATAAACCATCCCTGTAGTGTCGACACTCTTGCCAGCCAATGCCCAAGTCCAGCCTCTTACGTTCCACAACTTTTTACACAATACACTGACAACATGAATTTTTGGCAAAGAAGTGTGAACCTGGTAAGGATTCTACTGCAACCCATGTCTTGCAGCCGTTTGTTTACTCGTGCAGATGAGATTGCCTCACGTGCACTTCGGAGAAAAACAACTATGGTGGAGATCATGAGCCGTGCAGCTCTCTGGTTTTTGCGTTTTGACTTTTCCTTGGAATTCCCTCGACCTGTAATGCCTAACATGATCATGATTGGAGCAACAATAAGCCATAAAACAAAACCTTTATCACAA GAGCTTGAGGAGTTTGTGAATGGTTCTGGTGAGCATGGGTTTGTTGTTTTTACTCTGGGCTCCATGGTGTCACAGTTACCCGAAGCCAAAGCCAAAGAGTTCTTTGAGGCATTTAGACAGATACCTCAGAGG gttCTATGGAGGTACACTGGACCTGTCCCTGAAAATGCCCCAAAGAATGTCAAATTGATGAAGTGGCTACCACAAAATGATCTCTTAG gcCATCCTAAGGTTAAGGCTTTTATTACACATGGTGGATCGCACGGAATCTATGAAGGAATCTGTAATGGGGTGCCAATGGTGATGCTTCCGCTATTTGGAGACCAAGGAGATAATGTTCAGCGCCTAGTGTCTCGAGGGGTTGCAGAAACCCTGAGTATCTATGATATTACATCAGAAAAATTACTGGTGGCACTGAGAAAGGTCATCAATGACAAAAG CTACAAGGAGAAGATGACAAAGCTTTCAGCTATCCATAAAGACCGTCCCATTGAGCCTCTGGACCTGGCTGTGTTCTGGACTGAGTTTGTTATGAGGCACAAAGGCGCAGAGCATCTCAGACCTGCAGCCCATGAGCTGAACTGGATTCAGTACCATTGTCTGGACGTTATCGGCTTTCTCATTCTCATTCTAGTGACTGTTATTTTCGTGACTGTCAAAAGTTGCATGTTCTGTTTCAGGAAGTGCTTTAGGAAAACTAAGAAAAATAAGAAggagtaa
- the LOC127446774 gene encoding UDP-glucuronosyltransferase-like isoform X1 — translation MVRALNVPVLGLLAWLCWSSSQPVQAEKVLVIPVDGSHWLSMRILVEELSQRGHEMVVLVPEISVLIGSSGNYITKSFHVPYSSDELSSQLDIIRKSAFDKPPEFTDIFTNLGNLMKFTSMQVKGCEGLLYDESLMKSLREMGFDAMLTDPFLPCGTILAEAFSLPAVYFLRGIPCRLDEAAAQCPTPPSFVPRFFTGFSDKMNFPQRVKNTIMSVFEMYLCRLLFASFDELASRYLQKDTTYKELLGHGAVWLLRYDFTFEYPRPLMPNMVQIGGINCAKKGPLAKELEEFVNGSGEHGFVVFTLGSMVSQLPEAKAKEFFEAFRQIPQRVLWRYTGPVPENAPKNVKLMKWLPQNDLLGHPKVKAFITHGGSHGIYEGICNGVPMVMLPLFGDQGDNVQRLVSRGVAETLSIYDITSEKLLVALRKVINDKSYKEKMTKLSAIHKDRPIEPLDLAVFWTEFVMRHKGAEHLRPAAHELNWIQYHCLDVIGFLILILVTVIFVTVKSCMFCFRKCFRKTKKNKKE, via the exons ATGGTAAGAGCACTGAATGTTCCTGTTCTGGGGCTCCTAGCCTGGCTTTGCTGGTCCTCCTCGCAGCCTGTGCAGGCTGAAAAGGTGCTTGTCATACCAGTGGATGGCAGCCATTGGCTTAGCATGAGGATCCTGGTGGAAGAACTGTCTCAGAGGGGTCATGAGATGGTGGTCCTGGTACCTGAGATCAGTGTTCTAATTGGGAGTTCTGGTAATTACATTACTAAGAGTTTCCATGTGCCTTACAGCAGTGATGAGTTAAGCAGTCAGTTGGACATAATAAGGAAAAGTGCATTCGATAAGCCACCGGAATTTACTGATATCTTTACGAATTTGGGAAACCTGATGAAATTCACGTCTATGCAGGTGAAAGGTTGTGAGGGGCTCCTGTATGATGAGTCCCTTATGAAGAGTCTTAGAGAGATGGGATTTGATGCTATGCTTACTGATCCTTTCTTGCCCTGTGGTACCATCCTTGCTGAGGCCTTTTCACTTCCAGCTGTTTATTTCTTGCGTGGGATTCCCTGTCGGCTTGACGAGGCTGCAGCCCAGTGCCCCACACCTCCATCTTTTGTCCCACGCTTCTTCACTGGTTTCTCAGATAAGATGAATTTCCCTCAGAGAGTGAAAAACACGATTATGAGCGTTTTCGAAATGTATCTCTGTCGCTTACTGTTTGCCAGCTTTGATGAACTGGCCAGTAGATATCTTCAGAAGGACACTACTTACAAAGAGCTACTAGGTCATGGTGCAGTCTGGCTTCTACGCTATGACTTTACATTTGAGTACCCCAGACCTCTAATGCCTAACATGGTCCAAATAGGCGGCATCAACTGTGCTAAGAAGGGTCCTTTGGCGAAG GAGCTTGAGGAGTTTGTGAATGGTTCTGGTGAGCATGGGTTTGTTGTTTTTACTCTGGGCTCCATGGTGTCACAGTTACCCGAAGCCAAAGCCAAAGAGTTCTTTGAGGCATTTAGACAGATACCTCAGAGG gttCTATGGAGGTACACTGGACCTGTCCCTGAAAATGCCCCAAAGAATGTCAAATTGATGAAGTGGCTACCACAAAATGATCTCTTAG gcCATCCTAAGGTTAAGGCTTTTATTACACATGGTGGATCGCACGGAATCTATGAAGGAATCTGTAATGGGGTGCCAATGGTGATGCTTCCGCTATTTGGAGACCAAGGAGATAATGTTCAGCGCCTAGTGTCTCGAGGGGTTGCAGAAACCCTGAGTATCTATGATATTACATCAGAAAAATTACTGGTGGCACTGAGAAAGGTCATCAATGACAAAAG CTACAAGGAGAAGATGACAAAGCTTTCAGCTATCCATAAAGACCGTCCCATTGAGCCTCTGGACCTGGCTGTGTTCTGGACTGAGTTTGTTATGAGGCACAAAGGCGCAGAGCATCTCAGACCTGCAGCCCATGAGCTGAACTGGATTCAGTACCATTGTCTGGACGTTATCGGCTTTCTCATTCTCATTCTAGTGACTGTTATTTTCGTGACTGTCAAAAGTTGCATGTTCTGTTTCAGGAAGTGCTTTAGGAAAACTAAGAAAAATAAGAAggagtaa